In Pedobacter heparinus DSM 2366, the following are encoded in one genomic region:
- a CDS encoding PorP/SprF family type IX secretion system membrane protein translates to MNRLYKTLVLIAISALSTTVKGQLNPLSSQYYTNQYLINPAFAGADQGLKLNGTYRKLWSNVPGSPLTQNLTADYGFNKVGLGLTVNNESAGLQRQTRVVGSYAYHLKLNDNKHQLHFGVSLGFMSQRLENADIYGNPSDPMVGQYNDRKTYLDGDFGVAYTSGKLNIQASVPNLKSVLKKDVIKLADVATFYTAASYKIGISEGAEGMDVEPKVAYRGVQGFDNIWDAGAQFGIANKQVFLLAMYHSTENATFGLGMDFRKKYLISGTYTTQTSALSSYTNGSFELNLRLNLSK, encoded by the coding sequence ATGAACAGACTATATAAAACACTGGTGCTGATTGCAATTAGCGCTCTCAGTACTACCGTAAAAGGGCAGTTGAACCCCTTATCTTCCCAGTACTATACCAACCAGTACCTGATCAACCCTGCCTTTGCTGGTGCAGACCAGGGCTTAAAATTAAACGGGACTTACCGTAAGCTCTGGAGCAATGTGCCCGGATCGCCATTGACCCAAAACCTGACGGCCGATTATGGTTTTAACAAAGTAGGTCTGGGCCTTACAGTAAACAATGAAAGTGCAGGTTTGCAGCGCCAGACCAGGGTAGTGGGCAGTTATGCCTATCACCTCAAACTGAACGACAACAAACATCAGCTGCATTTTGGGGTATCCCTGGGCTTCATGAGCCAGCGCCTGGAAAATGCAGACATTTATGGCAACCCCAGCGACCCGATGGTAGGGCAGTACAACGACCGTAAAACCTATCTGGACGGAGATTTTGGTGTAGCCTATACTTCCGGTAAACTGAACATACAGGCTTCTGTGCCCAACCTGAAAAGTGTATTGAAAAAGGATGTGATCAAACTGGCCGATGTAGCTACCTTTTATACGGCAGCAAGTTACAAGATCGGGATCAGCGAAGGAGCAGAGGGTATGGATGTAGAACCTAAAGTAGCCTACAGGGGTGTACAGGGCTTTGACAACATCTGGGATGCAGGGGCACAGTTTGGCATTGCCAACAAACAGGTGTTTTTACTGGCCATGTACCACAGTACAGAAAATGCAACTTTTGGCCTGGGCATGGACTTCAGAAAGAAATACCTGATCAGCGGCACCTATACCACCCAGACTTCAGCTTTGAGCAGTTATACCAATGGCAGTTTTGAACTGAACCTGAGGTTGAACCTGAGTAAGTAA